A genomic region of Methylobacterium durans contains the following coding sequences:
- a CDS encoding phage tail tape measure protein translates to MTETDLDRANAARVKQLDTLDRLAQKFGQSLSTALARNLGTGRQLDSLLGSLASKLAGLAVKAALNPVKQGITSLVNGLLGTPSLGGEAAFARGGVIAAGRVRPFAAGGVVAAPTYFPMRDGTGLMGEAGPEAILPLRRGSDGRLGVAAGADRRPVSITVHIATPDVAAFRRSEAQVAAQLARAVARGRRAL, encoded by the coding sequence ATGACCGAGACCGACCTCGACCGCGCCAACGCGGCCCGCGTGAAGCAGCTCGACACCCTCGACCGGCTCGCCCAGAAATTCGGGCAGAGCCTCTCGACCGCGCTCGCCCGCAATCTCGGGACGGGGCGCCAGCTCGACAGCCTGCTCGGTTCACTCGCCTCGAAGCTCGCCGGCCTCGCCGTCAAGGCGGCGCTGAACCCGGTCAAGCAGGGCATCACCAGCCTCGTGAACGGGCTCCTCGGCACGCCCTCCCTCGGCGGCGAGGCGGCCTTCGCCCGCGGCGGCGTCATCGCCGCGGGCCGGGTGCGGCCCTTCGCGGCCGGCGGTGTCGTGGCCGCGCCCACCTATTTCCCGATGCGCGACGGCACCGGCCTGATGGGCGAGGCGGGGCCTGAAGCGATCCTGCCGCTGAGGCGCGGCAGCGACGGGCGCCTCGGCGTCGCGGCCGGGGCGGACCGGCGCCCCGTCTCGATCACCGTCCACATCGCGACCCCCGACGTGGCGGCCTTCCGGCGCTCCGAGGCGCAGGTCGCCGCCCAGCTCGCCCGCGCCGTCGCCCGCGGGCGCCGCGCGCTGTGA
- the gp17 gene encoding tail completion protein gp17 — protein sequence MSASPLLALRAAILARLSTDATLIGLMGGRLRLHDEPPRGAAPVYAMFGDAEIRDASVDGAARHAHSHALVVFAKPGSARTGLDAAARIAALLSEGGLAPAGHALVTCRVAALRATRDEASGEARCTLTLEAVTETA from the coding sequence GTGAGCGCGAGCCCCCTCCTCGCCCTCAGGGCGGCGATCCTGGCGCGGCTCTCCACCGACGCGACGCTCATCGGCCTGATGGGCGGGCGCCTGCGCCTCCACGACGAGCCGCCGCGGGGCGCCGCGCCCGTCTACGCGATGTTCGGCGATGCCGAGATCCGCGACGCCTCCGTCGACGGGGCGGCGCGCCACGCCCACAGCCACGCCCTCGTCGTCTTCGCCAAGCCCGGCTCCGCCCGCACCGGCCTCGACGCCGCCGCGCGCATCGCCGCGCTCTTGAGCGAGGGCGGCCTCGCCCCCGCGGGCCACGCCCTCGTGACCTGCCGGGTCGCGGCGCTGAGGGCCACGCGCGACGAGGCGAGCGGCGAGGCGCGCTGCACCCTCACCCTCGAGGCCGTCACCGAGACGGCCTGA
- a CDS encoding head-tail connector protein, producing the protein MSPVLPTPPIRLDGPAVEPVSLAEMRLDLRLDADDTAEDGLVAALVTAARARIEAETRRVLVPGRFRLAVSAWPAAGTLPLPLGPVVELQAASLIARDGTATALPVGLLRLGPDLAEAPALLVEGIPPPLMGRTLAIELQAGHGGVGPPVPPPILLAIRRLAALWFEHRGDEPAAGLPPDVAALAAPFRRLTL; encoded by the coding sequence ATGAGCCCTGTCCTCCCGACGCCTCCGATACGGCTCGACGGCCCCGCCGTCGAGCCAGTGAGCCTCGCCGAGATGCGGCTCGACTTGCGCCTCGATGCCGACGACACGGCTGAGGACGGGCTCGTCGCCGCCCTCGTGACGGCCGCCCGCGCGCGGATCGAGGCGGAGACCCGGCGCGTCCTCGTGCCGGGCCGCTTCCGCCTCGCCGTCTCAGCCTGGCCGGCGGCCGGAACGCTGCCGCTGCCGCTCGGCCCCGTCGTCGAGCTTCAGGCCGCGAGCCTGATCGCCCGCGACGGCACCGCGACGGCGCTGCCGGTCGGGCTCCTTCGCCTCGGGCCGGACCTCGCCGAGGCGCCGGCCCTCCTCGTCGAGGGCATTCCGCCGCCGCTCATGGGCCGGACCCTCGCGATCGAGCTTCAGGCCGGCCACGGCGGGGTCGGGCCGCCGGTGCCGCCGCCGATCCTGCTCGCGATCCGCCGCCTCGCGGCGCTCTGGTTCGAGCATCGCGGGGACGAGCCGGCCGCCGGCCTGCCGCCGGACGTCGCCGCCCTCGCCGCGCCCTTCCGCCGCCTGACCCTCTGA
- a CDS encoding phage tail assembly chaperone — MPATGGREPGDIPAFPWDSALTLGLHALRWRPQDVWAATPRELALAAGAARRPEAAGRADLARLLEAFPDGA; from the coding sequence TTGCCCGCCACGGGAGGCCGAGAGCCGGGAGACATCCCCGCCTTTCCGTGGGATTCCGCGCTGACGCTCGGGCTCCACGCCCTGCGCTGGCGCCCGCAGGACGTCTGGGCCGCCACGCCGCGGGAGCTGGCGCTGGCGGCCGGCGCCGCGCGCCGGCCCGAGGCGGCGGGCCGCGCCGACCTCGCGCGCCTCTTGGAGGCGTTTCCGGACGGGGCGTGA
- a CDS encoding head-tail adaptor protein produces the protein MMRSSPRPALGARRRRFVLERVVEDPDGFGGMLRRFVPGPVLWGSIEPVAEAERTRLRGGRADAVATHRIILRARSGLAPAMRLSAGPRRFVIRSLAPAGPPGRDLVCRVEEVPEETP, from the coding sequence ATGATGCGCTCCTCCCCGCGGCCCGCCCTCGGGGCGCGGCGCCGCCGTTTCGTGCTCGAACGCGTGGTGGAGGATCCGGATGGATTCGGCGGAATGCTCCGCCGCTTCGTCCCAGGCCCGGTCCTGTGGGGGTCGATCGAGCCCGTGGCCGAGGCGGAGCGCACGCGCCTGCGGGGCGGGCGCGCCGACGCGGTCGCCACCCACCGCATCATCCTGCGGGCGCGGAGCGGCCTCGCCCCCGCGATGCGGCTCTCCGCCGGCCCGCGCCGCTTCGTGATCCGCAGCCTCGCGCCCGCCGGGCCGCCGGGCCGCGACCTCGTCTGCCGCGTCGAGGAGGTTCCGGAGGAGACGCCGTGA
- a CDS encoding DUF2460 domain-containing protein, which translates to MPADFHEVRFPLDVSLRGSGGPSRLTEIVTLASGREHRNSRWADSRRRYDAGFGIRTLDALHAVVSFFEERRGRLYGFRYRDRVDFRSGPPGRAIAPTDQPLGTGDGTTRVFALAKTYGGGPLPYRRPIAKPVAETVRVAVAGIEVAQATFACDATTGLVTFASGATPPSGALVTAGFAFDVPVRFDTDDLTVNLEAFTAGEIPKVPLVEIVP; encoded by the coding sequence ATGCCAGCCGATTTCCACGAGGTGCGCTTTCCCCTCGACGTGTCGTTGCGCGGCAGCGGCGGCCCGAGCCGGCTCACCGAGATCGTGACGCTGGCCTCGGGGCGGGAGCACCGCAACAGCCGCTGGGCGGATTCGCGGCGCCGCTACGACGCGGGCTTCGGCATCCGCACCCTCGACGCGCTGCACGCCGTCGTGAGCTTCTTCGAGGAGCGGCGCGGGCGGCTCTACGGCTTCCGCTATCGCGACCGGGTCGATTTCCGCTCCGGACCGCCGGGCCGGGCGATCGCACCGACCGACCAGCCCCTCGGCACCGGGGATGGGACCACCCGCGTCTTCGCGCTGGCCAAGACCTACGGCGGCGGGCCCCTGCCCTATCGGCGCCCGATCGCCAAGCCCGTCGCCGAGACGGTGCGGGTGGCGGTGGCCGGAATCGAGGTGGCGCAGGCGACGTTCGCCTGCGACGCCACGACCGGCCTCGTCACCTTCGCGAGCGGGGCCACGCCCCCTTCCGGCGCCCTCGTCACCGCGGGCTTCGCGTTCGACGTGCCCGTCCGCTTCGACACCGACGACCTCACGGTCAACCTCGAAGCCTTCACGGCGGGCGAGATCCCGAAGGTGCCCC
- a CDS encoding gene transfer agent family protein, which produces MANRRRGEVPLDLGGERLTLCLTLGALAELETALGAPDLAGLAERFAGGRLAARDLIALLGAALRGGGHDIDDAGVARLPLAGGIEAVTGALGEALAAAFGEPAPDPSPDPSPDPCPPREAESRETSPPFRGIPR; this is translated from the coding sequence ATGGCCAACCGCCGCCGCGGCGAGGTGCCCCTCGACCTCGGTGGCGAGCGCCTCACCCTCTGCCTCACCCTCGGGGCGCTCGCCGAACTGGAGACGGCGCTCGGCGCACCCGACCTCGCGGGCCTCGCCGAGCGCTTCGCGGGCGGGCGCCTCGCCGCCCGCGACCTGATCGCGCTCCTCGGCGCGGCGCTGCGCGGGGGCGGCCACGACATCGACGATGCGGGCGTCGCCAGGCTGCCGCTGGCGGGCGGCATCGAGGCGGTCACCGGCGCGCTCGGCGAGGCCCTCGCCGCCGCCTTCGGGGAGCCCGCACCGGACCCCTCGCCGGACCCCTCGCCGGACCCTTGCCCGCCACGGGAGGCCGAGAGCCGGGAGACATCCCCGCCTTTCCGTGGGATTCCGCGCTGA
- a CDS encoding phage major tail protein, TP901-1 family produces the protein MTAQKGKDLLIKAGNGSGGFVAVAGLRARQIAFNAEAVDVTNADSAGRWRELLAGAGVRRAAISGAGVFRDEASDLRLRQIFFDGLIETFQVVVPSFGILEGPFQVAALEYRGDHAGEVTFDMALESAGALGFTAI, from the coding sequence ATGACCGCCCAGAAAGGCAAGGACCTCCTCATCAAGGCCGGCAACGGCAGCGGCGGCTTCGTCGCCGTGGCGGGCCTGCGCGCCCGCCAGATCGCCTTCAACGCGGAGGCCGTCGACGTCACGAACGCGGATTCGGCCGGGCGCTGGCGGGAATTGCTCGCCGGGGCGGGCGTGCGCCGCGCCGCGATTTCGGGCGCGGGCGTGTTCCGCGACGAGGCCTCGGACCTGCGCCTGCGCCAGATCTTCTTCGACGGTCTGATCGAGACCTTCCAGGTCGTGGTGCCCTCCTTCGGCATCCTGGAAGGGCCCTTCCAAGTCGCGGCGCTGGAGTATCGCGGCGACCACGCGGGCGAGGTGACCTTCGACATGGCGCTGGAATCGGCCGGCGCCCTCGGCTTCACGGCGATCTGA